The following coding sequences are from one Lolium rigidum isolate FL_2022 chromosome 6, APGP_CSIRO_Lrig_0.1, whole genome shotgun sequence window:
- the LOC124668519 gene encoding trans-cinnamate 4-monooxygenase-like, with amino-acid sequence MDVNLLEKALLGLFAAAVLAIAVAKLTGKRFKLPPGPSGYPIVGNWLQVGDDLNHRNLMGMAKRFGEVFHLRMGVRNLVVVSSPELAKEVLHTQGVEFGSRTRNAVFDIFTGKGQDMVFTVYGDHWRKMRRIMTVPFFTSKVVAQNRVGWEEEARLVVEDVRADPASATTGVVIRRRLQLMMYNDMFRIMFDRRFESMADPLFNRLRALNAERSILSQSFDYNYGDFIPFLRPFLRGYLNRCTNLKTKRMKVFEDEFVTPRKKALEQSGEIKCAMDHILEAERKGEINHDNVLYIVENINVAAIETTLWSIEWGIAELVNHPDVQSKLRNEIAAVLGPNVAVTEPDLERLPYLQSVVKETLRLRMAIPLLVPHMNLKEAKLAGYDIPAESKILVNAWFLANDPKRWLRSDEFRPERFLEEEKAVQAHGNDFRFVPFGVGRRNCPGIILALPIIGITLGNMVQNFQLLPPPGQAKIDTTEKPGQFSNQIRTHANVVCKPLKA; translated from the exons ATGGACGTCAACCTCCTGGAGAAGGCCCTACTGGGCCTCTTTGCGGCAGCGGTGCTCGCCATTGCCGTAGCGAAGCTCACCGGTAAGCGCTTCAAGCTCCCTCCGGGCCCGTCCGGTTACCCCATCGTGGGCAACTGGCTCCAGGTCGGCGATGACCTGAACCACCGCAACCTGATGGGCATGGCCAAGCGCTTCGGCGAGGTGTTCCACCTCCGCATGGGCGTCCGCAACCTAGTGGTCGTCTCCAGCCCCGAGCTGGCCAAGGAGGTCCTCCACACTCAGGGCGTGGAGTTCGGCTCCCGCACCCGCAACGCCGTCTTCGACATCTTCACCGGCAAGGGTCAGGACATGGTGTTCACCGTCTACGGCGACCACTGGCGCAAGATGCGCCGGATCATGACCGTGCCCTTCTTCACCAGCAAGGTGGTGGCGCAGAACCGCGTCGGGTGGGAAGAGGAGGCGAGACTGGTGGTGGAGGACGTGAGGGCCGACCCGGCGTCCGCGACGACGGGGGTGGTGATCCGCCGCAGGTTGCAGCTGATGATGTACAACGACATGTTCCGCATCATGTTCGACCGCCGGTTCGAGTCCATGGCCGACCCGCTCTTCAACAGGCTCAGGGCGCTCAACGCCGAGCGCAGCATCCTCTCCCAGAGCTTCGACTACAACTACGGcgacttcatccccttcctccgcccattcCTCCGGGGCTACCTCAACCGCTGCACCAATCTCAAGACCAAGAGGATGAAAGTCTTCGAGGACGAATTCGTGACACCACGCAA GAAGGCGTTGGAGCAGAGTGGTGAGATCAAGTGCGCCATGGACCATATCCTCGAGGCCGAAAGGAAGGGCGAGATCAACCACGACAACGTCCTCTACATCGTCGAAAACATCAACGTTGCAG CCATCGAGACGACGTTGTGGTCGATCGAATGGGGCATTGCTGAGCTGGTGAACCACCCTGACGTCCAGTCGAAGCTGCGCAACGAGATTGCTGCCGTGCTTGGCCCCAATGTGGCGGTGACAGAGCCTGACCTGGAGCGCCTCCCCTACCTGCAGTCCGTCGTGAAGGAGACTCTCCGCCTCCGCATGGCTATCCCGTTGCTCGTGCCACACATGAACCTCAAGGAGGCCAAGCTGGCCGGCTACGACATCCCTGCCGAGTCGAAGATCCTGGTGAACGCCTGGTTCCTCGCCAACGACCCCAAGCGCTGGTTGAGGTCCGACGAGTTCAGGCCGGAGCGGTTCCTCGAGGAGGAGAAGGCTGTCCAGGCTCACGGCAATGACTTCCGCTTCGTACCCTTCGGTGTTGGCCGGCGAAACTGCCCCGGGATCATCCTAGCGTTGCCTATCATCGGCATTACGCTCGGAAACATGGTGCAGAACTTCCAGCTGCTGCCGCCTCCGGGGCAGGCCAAGATCGACACCACCGAGAAGCCCGGCCAGTTCAGCAACCAGATCCGCACGCACGCCAACGTCGTCTGCAAGCCGCTCAAGGCTTAG